A single window of Anser cygnoides isolate HZ-2024a breed goose chromosome 12, Taihu_goose_T2T_genome, whole genome shotgun sequence DNA harbors:
- the LPCAT2 gene encoding lysophosphatidylcholine acyltransferase 2 isoform X2 — protein MNIMQAFYLNSKTVLLGIILLPLRVIFITFILLLSWLVASIATYRHHGGGSVPLKGWRRRMIQTSLSCLTRTLFFVMGFQVKVKGKVASLLEAPIFVAAPHSSFFDAIVSALTGMPSIVSRAENLSTPVFGTILSSLQPVAVSRQDPDSRKNTVAEITNRALSGGQWPQILIFPEGTCTNRSCLITFKQGAFIPRVPVQPVLLRYPNKLDTVTWTWQGYSLKELFVMTMCQLFTRVEVEFLPVHVPTEEEKKDPVLFANRVRQTMATALNVPVTDHTFEDCRLMISAGQLTLPMEAGLVEFTKISKKLNLKWNHVREQLDTFAAIASASKGGRIGIEEFAEYLKLPISDVLKELFQLFDRNGDGTIDFREYVIGLSILCNPANTEETIQMAFKLFDVDEDGTITENEFACIIQSALGVPELDVSNLFKEIDADETGKLSYDEFKDFALKHPEYAKLFTTYLDLQRYQLGMLEEDDIQPPEAKYTPVGNAVPVSETRPVARNKVCPADNEEDNSGTSDKKDD, from the exons ATGAATATCATGCAGGCTTTTTACCTAAATTCAAAG ACCGTTCTTCTGGGGATTATTTTGCTACCTCTCCGTGTCATATTTATTACATTCATTTTACTGCTGTCATGGCTGGTTGCATCAATTGCAACTTACCGTCACCATGGAGGAGGATCTGTGCCAttaaaaggatggagaag GAGGATGATCCAGACAAGCCTTTCATGCCTAACTCGTACCTTGTTCTTCGTAATGGGTTTCCAAGTGAAAGTAAAAGGGAAAGTGGCAAGTCTGCTGGAAGCCCCCATCTTCGTTGCAGCTCCTCATTCAAGCTTTTTTGATGCCATTGTTTCTGCCTTAACTGGAATGCCATCGATAGTATCTAGAGCAGAGAACCTTTCAACTCCAGTATTTGGCA CAATTTTAAGTTCCCTTCAGCCTGTAGCAGTTTCTCGTCAAGACCCTGATTCACGAAAGAATACAGTCGCTGAGATAACAAATCGGGCATTATCAGGAGGCCAGTGGCCACAG ATACTGATTTTCCCAGAAGGCACCTGCACAAACCGATCTTGTCTGATCACATTCAAACAAG GTGCATTCATTCCACGAGTTCCtgtgcagcctgtgctgctccGATACCCCAACAAGCTG GATACTGTGACCTGGACATGGCAAGGCTATTCATT AAAAGAGCTATTTGTAATGACGATGTGTCAGCTCTTCACAAGAGTAGAGGTTGAG tttttgccTGTTCATGTGCctactgaggaagaaaagaaagatccCGTTCTTTTTGCCAACAGAGTCCGACAAACCATGGCAAC tgctttgaaTGTGCCAGTCACTGATCATACTTTTGAAGATTGCAGACTGATGATTTCAGCAGGACAGCTAACTTTGCCCATGGAAGCAGGGCTGGTGGAGTTCACCAAAATTAGCAAGAAACTCAA CCTAAAATGGAATCACGTCAGAGAGCAGTTGGATACCTTTGCTGCTATTGCAAGTGCTTCCAAAGGGGGAAGAATTGGAATTGAGGAGTTTGCAGAGTACTTGAAGCTGCCTATTTCAGATGTCCTCAAAGAGCTGTTTCAACTCTTCGATAGG AATGGAGACGGCACCATCGACTTCAGAGAATATGTAATTGGTTTGTCTATTCTTTGTAACCCAGCCAACACAGAAGAGACTATTCAGATGGCATTTAAG ctctttgaCGTGGATGAAGATGGCACTATAACAGAAAACGAGTTTGCTTGTATCATTCAGTCAGCTCTGGGAGTGCCTGAGCTTGATGTTTCTAACCTCTTTAAAGAAATAGATGCAGATGAAACTGGGAAGCTGTCCTATG atgaattCAAAGACTTTGCACTCAAGCATCCAGAATATGCCAAACTGTTTACTACATACTTAGACCTACAGAGATACCAGCTAGGTATGTTGGAGGAAGATGACATTCAGCCACCTGAAGCCAAATACACTCCAGTTGGAAATGCAGTCCCAGTCTCAGAAACAAGACCAGTGGCAAGAAATAAAGTCTGTCCTGCAGACAACGAAGAGGATAACTCAGGTACCTCAGACAAAAAGGATGACTGA
- the LPCAT2 gene encoding lysophosphatidylcholine acyltransferase 2 isoform X1: MRNQPPGGGGRSMAPRVLPLPRQHSFCSPVVPNPFVHPGRLSAGDKLRTVLLGIILLPLRVIFITFILLLSWLVASIATYRHHGGGSVPLKGWRRRMIQTSLSCLTRTLFFVMGFQVKVKGKVASLLEAPIFVAAPHSSFFDAIVSALTGMPSIVSRAENLSTPVFGTILSSLQPVAVSRQDPDSRKNTVAEITNRALSGGQWPQILIFPEGTCTNRSCLITFKQGAFIPRVPVQPVLLRYPNKLDTVTWTWQGYSLKELFVMTMCQLFTRVEVEFLPVHVPTEEEKKDPVLFANRVRQTMATALNVPVTDHTFEDCRLMISAGQLTLPMEAGLVEFTKISKKLNLKWNHVREQLDTFAAIASASKGGRIGIEEFAEYLKLPISDVLKELFQLFDRNGDGTIDFREYVIGLSILCNPANTEETIQMAFKLFDVDEDGTITENEFACIIQSALGVPELDVSNLFKEIDADETGKLSYDEFKDFALKHPEYAKLFTTYLDLQRYQLGMLEEDDIQPPEAKYTPVGNAVPVSETRPVARNKVCPADNEEDNSGTSDKKDD, translated from the exons ATGCGCAATCAGCCGCCCGGCGGTGGCGGCCGGAGCATGGCGCCGCGGGTGCTGCCGCTGCCCAGGCAGCACTCCTTCTGCTCGCCCGTCGTCCCCAACCCCTTCGTCCACCCGGGCCGCCTGAGCGCCGGGGACAAGCTGCGG ACCGTTCTTCTGGGGATTATTTTGCTACCTCTCCGTGTCATATTTATTACATTCATTTTACTGCTGTCATGGCTGGTTGCATCAATTGCAACTTACCGTCACCATGGAGGAGGATCTGTGCCAttaaaaggatggagaag GAGGATGATCCAGACAAGCCTTTCATGCCTAACTCGTACCTTGTTCTTCGTAATGGGTTTCCAAGTGAAAGTAAAAGGGAAAGTGGCAAGTCTGCTGGAAGCCCCCATCTTCGTTGCAGCTCCTCATTCAAGCTTTTTTGATGCCATTGTTTCTGCCTTAACTGGAATGCCATCGATAGTATCTAGAGCAGAGAACCTTTCAACTCCAGTATTTGGCA CAATTTTAAGTTCCCTTCAGCCTGTAGCAGTTTCTCGTCAAGACCCTGATTCACGAAAGAATACAGTCGCTGAGATAACAAATCGGGCATTATCAGGAGGCCAGTGGCCACAG ATACTGATTTTCCCAGAAGGCACCTGCACAAACCGATCTTGTCTGATCACATTCAAACAAG GTGCATTCATTCCACGAGTTCCtgtgcagcctgtgctgctccGATACCCCAACAAGCTG GATACTGTGACCTGGACATGGCAAGGCTATTCATT AAAAGAGCTATTTGTAATGACGATGTGTCAGCTCTTCACAAGAGTAGAGGTTGAG tttttgccTGTTCATGTGCctactgaggaagaaaagaaagatccCGTTCTTTTTGCCAACAGAGTCCGACAAACCATGGCAAC tgctttgaaTGTGCCAGTCACTGATCATACTTTTGAAGATTGCAGACTGATGATTTCAGCAGGACAGCTAACTTTGCCCATGGAAGCAGGGCTGGTGGAGTTCACCAAAATTAGCAAGAAACTCAA CCTAAAATGGAATCACGTCAGAGAGCAGTTGGATACCTTTGCTGCTATTGCAAGTGCTTCCAAAGGGGGAAGAATTGGAATTGAGGAGTTTGCAGAGTACTTGAAGCTGCCTATTTCAGATGTCCTCAAAGAGCTGTTTCAACTCTTCGATAGG AATGGAGACGGCACCATCGACTTCAGAGAATATGTAATTGGTTTGTCTATTCTTTGTAACCCAGCCAACACAGAAGAGACTATTCAGATGGCATTTAAG ctctttgaCGTGGATGAAGATGGCACTATAACAGAAAACGAGTTTGCTTGTATCATTCAGTCAGCTCTGGGAGTGCCTGAGCTTGATGTTTCTAACCTCTTTAAAGAAATAGATGCAGATGAAACTGGGAAGCTGTCCTATG atgaattCAAAGACTTTGCACTCAAGCATCCAGAATATGCCAAACTGTTTACTACATACTTAGACCTACAGAGATACCAGCTAGGTATGTTGGAGGAAGATGACATTCAGCCACCTGAAGCCAAATACACTCCAGTTGGAAATGCAGTCCCAGTCTCAGAAACAAGACCAGTGGCAAGAAATAAAGTCTGTCCTGCAGACAACGAAGAGGATAACTCAGGTACCTCAGACAAAAAGGATGACTGA
- the LOC106043079 gene encoding calpain small subunit 1-like has translation MFLAKALLSGGSGSGRGGSLARGLGGLLTGGGHGGNLGGLVGGLVNLISEAAAQYNPEPPPPPHNHFTNVEAHESEEIRQFRRLFVQLAGDDMEVSATELRDILNKVLSRHQDLKTDGFSLDTCRSMVAVMDSDTNGKLGFEEFKYLWNNIKKWQCVYKQYDTNQTGAVGRAQLPEALRAAGFHLNKELCQVIVRRYASEDGSMDFNNFISCLVRLDSMFRTFKSLDQNGSGQIKITIEDWLQLTMYS, from the coding sequence ATGTTCCTGGCTAAAGCTTTGCTGAGTGGAGGAAGCGGTAGTGGCCGTGGAGGAAGCCTCGCACGTGGCCTTGGAGGTCTCCTCACAGGAGGTGGACATGGAGGGAACCTTGGAGGACTTGTTGGAGGTCTTGTCAATCTCATAAgtgaagcagcagctcagtATAATCCAGAGCCACCTCCACCTCCTCACAACCATTTTACGAACGTTGAAGCTCATGAGAGCGAGGAGATTAGACAGTTCCGTCGCCTTTTTGTCCAGCTGGCTGGAGATGATATGGAAGTGTCTGCTACCGAGCTAAGGGACATCCTGAACAAAGTGCTTTCCAGACATCAAGACCTGAAGACAGATGGCTTCAGCTTAGACACATGCCGTAGCATGGTAGCAGTCATGGACAGCGATACAAATGGCAAACTGGGCTTTGAAGAGTTCAAATATCTGTGGAACAACATCAAGAAATGGCAATGCGTATACAAGCAGTATGATACCAACCAGACAGGCGCTGTTGGGAGAGCTCAGCTGCCGGAGGCCTTGCGGGCTGCAGGGTTCCACCTGAACAAAGAGCTCTGCCAGGTAATCGTGCGCAGATATGCCAGCGAGGACGGTAGCATGGATTTTAACAACTTCATTAGCTGCTTGGTGCGGCTGGACAGCATGTTCCGGACCTTCAAGTCCCTGGACCAAAATGGAAGTGGGCAGATCAAAATAACCATTGAAGACTGGCTGCAGCTGACCATGTATTCCTGA